A single Triticum dicoccoides isolate Atlit2015 ecotype Zavitan chromosome 2A, WEW_v2.0, whole genome shotgun sequence DNA region contains:
- the LOC119356495 gene encoding F-box/WD-40 repeat-containing protein At5g21040-like: MDFDCNKAGESSAKHCSSICNEGTLIQANTLIHCGKAKKWNSLNKFNNPESSHGSLPRVNDPKEDGETGNDATASECSVMCFTDLPSALVCEVLARLDPKGLGVVSCVSTVLQTLATDHQGWKKFYCERWGLPNAPIGPLVPGGTPDGRSWKALFVDREFQSRSFMGRFSVDVLRGHNEDVRTVYLLASANLIFTGGHDSVVRMWNMEEGLLIDESRPFGCTIRAIAADSRLLVTGGSKAFIQCWRAIEGASHLFHISGNGTNQNSEFRLWGHEGPVTCLSLDSTRIYSGSWDMTVRVWDRAEMKCVQKFMHADWVLALAPHGNTVASTAGRDAYVWDIGSGELTTIISNAHVGNAYSVARTHLAGVLFTGGEDGAIRLFDVSEISDDENIKPAATWLPHSGPVHSLAFEYPWLVSASSDGRIALIDLRKILTPLNSSKRRFRVKPFDPSTVEPPQRMLHGFGCYLFSIGIGADRIICGGEDGSVRVWNFSEALEIEKKAQALRSLRQENRMRRRKAQVEMNANGRRVDHCSVAMKRNPLKGDKSVTWQIKRPISDKVKS, from the coding sequence ATGGACTTTGATTGCAATAAGGCAGGAGAGTCTTCAGCCAAGCATTGTTCTAGCATTTGCAACGAGGGCACACTCATCCAGGCAAACACCTTAATTCATTGTGGAAAGGCTAAAAAGTGGAATAGCCTCAACAAATTCAACAACCCGGAGTCAAGTCATGGATCACTTCCAAGGGTTAATGACCCCAAGGAAGATGGTGAAACAGGAAATGATGCAACTGCCTCTGAGTGTAGCGTTATGTGCTTCACTGATCTGCCGTCTGCATTGGTCTGTGAAGTCCTTGCGCGCCTTGATCCAAAGGGGCTTGGGGTTGTATCTTGTGTCTCCACAGTTCTGCAGACCCTAGCCACAGATCATCAGGGATGGAAGAAATTCTACTGTGAGAGGTGGGGACTTCCAAATGCTCCCATCGGACCCCTAGTTCCAGGTGGAACCCCAGATGGGAGGTCGTGGAAAGCATTGTTTGTGgaccgggagtttcaaagcagatcATTCATGGGAAGATTTAGTGTGGATGTTCTCCGTGGTCACAATGAGGATGTACGCACTGTGTACCTTCTGGCATCAGCAAATCTGATATTCACTGGTGGCCATGATTCTGTGGTTCGGATGTGGAATATGGAGGAAGGGCTACTAATTGATGAGTCCCGCCCATTTGGTTGCACTATCCGGGCAATTGCAGCTGACAGTAGGCTTTTGGTAACTGGAGGATCCAAAGCCTTCATTCAGTGTTGGAGGGCTATTGAGGGGGCCTCGCACCTTTTCCACATTTCTGGGAATGGTACTAACCAGAATTCTGAATTTCGCCTATGGGGGCATGAAGGGCCTGTGACTTGTCTTTCCTTGGATTCAACAAGGATTTACAGTGGTTCTTGGGATATGACTGTTCGTGTTTGGGACAGAGCCGAGATGAAGTGTGTGCAAAAGTTCATGCATGCTGACTGGGTTTTGGCCCTGGCTCCTCATGGAAATACTGTTGCCAGTACAGCTGGTAGAGACGCATATGTGTGGGATATCGGAAGTGGCGAGTTAACAACTATAATTTCCAATGCCCATGTTGGTAATGCATATTCTGTAGCTCGAACACACCTGGCAGGTGTGCTGTTTACTGGAGGAGAGGACGGGGCAATTCGCTTGTTCGATGTTTCTGAGATATCGGATGATGAGAATATTAAACCAGCTGCCACTTGGTTGCCGCATTCTGGCCCTGTTCATTCTCTTGCTTTTGAGTACCCATGGCTTGTTTCTGCCTCTAGTGATGGCAGGATTGCACTAATTGATTTGAGGAAGATCCTGACCCCCCTAAACTCATCAAAGCGCCGTTTCAGGGTTAAGCCCTTTGATCCAAGTACCGTAGAGCCTCCACAGCGAATGCTTCATGGCTTTGGATGCTATCTTTTCTCCATCGGCATCGGTGCAGATAGAATCATATGTGGAGGCGAGGATGGCTCTGTCAGGGTCTGGAACTTCTCGGAAGCACTGGAGATTGAGAAGAAGGCACAGGCTTTAAGGAGTCTGAGACAGGAGAACCGCATGAGGCGGAGGAAGGCGCAAGTGGAGATGAATGCAAATGGTAGAAGGGTTGACCATTGCTCAGTAGCCATGAAAAGGAACCCATTGAAGGGTGATAAGAGTGTCACTTGGCAAATCAAGCGTCCCATCAGTGACAAGGTCAAGTCTTAG
- the LOC119356496 gene encoding uncharacterized protein LOC119356496: MASSRRDLLVALCVAALLAVGSESHGLEDFGSEGKTEATPEMASFFGAKPEAAVLPEALDNSMAAKPEAASAMPTTTSTNPRASPPRRSVAVAAGVACGVAALAVVGVAVAVAFVVRARRGERREAEVHLG, from the coding sequence ATGGCGTCCTCCCGGCGAGATCTGCTCGTGGCGCTCTGCGTGGCGGCGCTCCTGGCCGTCGGGTCGGAGTCCCACGGGCTGGAGGACTTCGGCAGCGAGGGGAAGACGGAGGCGACGCCCGAGATGGCCTCCTTCTTCGGCGCCAAGCCCGAGGCCGCCGTGCTCCCGGAGGCGCTGGACAACTCCATGGCCGCCAAGCCGGAGGCGGCATCGGCGATGCCCACCACCACCAGCACCAACCCGCGTGCGTCCCCGCCGCGCAGATCCGTGGCCGTCGCGGCCGGCGTGGCCTGCGGCGTCGCGGCCCTGGCGGTGGTCGGCgtggccgtcgccgtcgccttcgtgGTGCGCGCCAGGCGCGGCGAGAGGCGCGAGGCCGAGGTCCATCTCGGCTAA